GTTTAGATTACATTGATTTCCAGGTAGAGTTTGGTTGCTATGGACGCCAGTCGTCATGGCTACCGTAGGACTATGCCAAAGATCTTTTGCTTCAGATCATTCACGCCCTATTACTTCCGGTGCAACTCTGGCCGGACCGGAACACACCGGGTTTCAGAGGGACCGGTGTCGTATCGAGTTCACAAAAAGCGCGCCCCCGAGCTGTTGTGCTCGTACCACAGAGGCACTGTAGAGAGAGCTAAGGAGTTTTATCTGAAGATGTTGTGTTGTAGAAGTGAAATCCAAATGTCATGACTGTCtagttatatttttaaactggGACAACAGcacacatgtttgtgtttttatgtatttattaacacAACCAACTACTGTTGTTTCTATCAatgaaaaatattatatttgtgagagaattttcattttgaatattgtGGACTTTTGGAAGAAAGTATGCTCATTCATTTATAGGCTAAATATAAATCgctattttatcatatttgtctTAAATCCAGCTCCATTATAGCAGGTAAAGCACATCCTGACAGCTCGGAGTATTACTGTCAGATACTGTTCCCCGTCTGTTCAATATGAAAGGAGGCTCACACatctttcaaattcatactgcTGACTTCTTTCCCCACAGCAGATAAGTCCTGTgatttagagaagaaattcaaactcagaatttgtaatattttttccataactgaataatcAATCTCAGATGGGAAAaatgtccccagaacactgtttgaagctagaacggtggcagggtccgccaaatataaaccaagtaaaacagtgtgaaattgtgttgtccttgaagattcagttcattcagtcatgaaaatgaagagggtttgttaatttagttaaggcataaaaacattaggcaatgaagatctttctcttctgatcttCCCCAAATctacatggtgcacctttaatatctgTCTCTTATACAGTTCTTTTCTGCGTATTAAGTTATTTTAACAATCATTATAAAAAGTTCCACAAGAGCATTATCTGATATTTAGCTATAACAGAAAATAGCAAACCGATAGCACccgttttttttaaatatacaaatgtaCTAATTTGACTGACTCATGTTTACCTTCCCAGGTTATTTCCTGTGACCAGAATCTAAATAGATGTTGTGAGCTGATTGAACTCACCGCCAAGATCCAGGGCCAACTGTTCGCCATCCTAAACCTCACAGCTGCTGAAGGTGAGCTTTACAAATGCATCTAAGATGTTCATTTACAAAGTATCAACTGGGTTATAAACACTCGTGAACTATTTAACACTCACTCATGAATCAGGTGGACACTATGCTGGAGTGGACACCCTCAAAATGCGCCTACTGCCGTGGCTGGGAACCTGTTTCTCAATGGCGAGGCCCTCGGTCACTGAGGACACCAGTCTACAGCTCATCCAGGTGACATCATCTGTCACTATGCTTAAAAACATAGAATGTCTCGTCAATAAATCCATCAATATTcgaaatacatcaaaatgttcAACCAATTCCAATCATTTTCCTCTATCACAATCTGGTGTTGTGAGTACTGTATATCATTTTACGGTAtggtatgattttttttatcatcaggATTCAGTGGAAAAGGACAGGAGGATCAGGGAGCTCTCTGCCTCCCATGATAGCGAGGTTCAGAAGCTGGACACTCAGCTGTGCTCCACTCGTCTGCAGCTGGACCATGTCAGAGCAGAGTGAGTGTGATACAAGAGATATAAGACAGTACAATTAGAGTAAAGGGCTGCAGCCAGCCAGAGTTTTTATACCTCAACATTCATTGCTTGTGTTTAGATGATTGAAAAATTCCACAGTATGGATACAAATCCATGGTCAAGGGGATGTACAGTATTTAGAGATTGCTTGCACCTTTTATTTCCATTCGTACCCTCTCACCTGAATTatatgcttttctttgttttaacagATTGGTCGATGCTCAGAAGGATCTGGATGACACAAAGAGCAAATCAGCAACCACTCTGCTTGCCACTGAAGATGAAATATTACAACTGAAAGCAGAGTGGGTGATGGACGAAAACACTGCCGTGACatgcaatatacagtatgtgctccTCTGTTGATGTgagctgtgtctgtgtttcagtttaCGGTCAGCACATGAGCAGGTGGAGATTTACAAGAGGAAGCTGGACGCTCTTGATGATTATGAGCGGCAGATACGCTTGCTGAGAGATGAAGTGTCCTACCTGAGCACAGACAAGGCCTTGCTGCAGGAGAGGTAAACcttaacgcacacacacacacacacacacacacacacacacacacacacacacacacacagaataatgtCTCAAATGATGATCTAAATTTCTCCCTCAGGTTGGTGAGAAGTCGTTCTCCGAGCCCCTTGCCCAGACTGAGCCGCTCTTCCAGCCCCATGAGGAGCGAGTCGCCCACCAGAGCTCAGCTCACAAACTCTTCCCGCCATGCACGCCTCGTATCACGCTTCAGCGACCTGTATGCTGTGGAGCGTCTGGAGGCCCAGACCCTGCTTCGACGCTACATCGCTGACTTAGAGATGGTCCAGAAAATCATCTTCATTGCTGTCGTGGTATGAATCTAATTATTGTAGGGCCACCCGTAGAGATTGACAGATGTGATTGGCTGGCATATGAtatattcattcatgttttcatgtcacaGGAATCCTTTAAGACAGCAAAACTGGCTTACCGTCAGTTCAAGCTGCGTGTGAGAAAGACACTGTCCCCGTCCCACTTTGGACCAGAAAGTCTGGAGGATGCAGCTGTGGACTACATCGTCAGAAACCTGGACCTCTATGACGTCCAGACCAGCGTTAATGTAGGACTTCATATGTCCTCCGCAGCATTTATGAAGAAATTCATTTGGTTTCATACTGACTGTGTATTTCATCTCCTCCCAGGATGTGATCAGTGCCATGAATGTAAACCCTCGGATCTCTTTCCCGCCAGAGGTGGACTTTGTCCTCATCAGTGCCTTGATCAGGGACGTGTGCAGGGTGGCCTTTGCCATGCAGACATTGGCCCCTCCTCTTGACCTGGCCTTTGCTAGCGATGGAGAACTTTACAACGACAGCAAGTCAGTTGTTTGTGCAGTAAATGTGTCTAAATTATGTATCAAAGCTgcacaaagtttgttttgtcaGGAATTAGGGTCTCCTGAAAGGTTTCAGAGTAAAGCTATTGTGTCAATATTGATGTATTGTAATTATGGAAATTTTAAGTTGACCTACCATGCTACATATCAtgataatcatttaaaaacaccacCCAATGAACTGCAGCCTATCACTGTATTTATTGGTTATTTGCTGTCTCTACCAGTAGATGTCACCCTCCACACTTAGATGAAACACATCATtgttttcccctcctctctgtctgacaGGTATCGTCGCAGCTATGACTCTGAGTTCACCGCTCCACTGGTGATGCACCATGTGTGGCCAGCCTTGATGGATGGAGATGCTGTGGTAGTGAAGGGCGAGGCTGTGACTCGAAGAGGTGCCCTGGTACTGACTCTATAATGACTTAAAAAATATCATAATTCATTGAAGTGTTACTTTAGAGGATAATGTAAAGGCATGAATGTAGATGGAAAGGCTCATGCGTTTACTGGTGACACTTCTGTTTTTGCAGTGGAGTAGAAGCCGGAGCCGGAGTGTCAGCCCTGTgcgctctcgctctctcagcCCATCTCGAAGTCTTGTAAGTCTCTAATAACATAATATTAATCATTGTAAAGTGCAACCAAACACTCAGAAAGATAGGCATCATTTGGGGGATTTGCTCACAAAGCTACTGATAAACTTCAGACCCATTAATGACTAATGGTTATCTTTAGTATGTTAAGATAAAAGCACCAACGATTTTTTTCTGTTAGAggtggaaacagaaaacaagacatgtgGCTACATATGACAAAATCATAATTGTTGATgtcacatatttattttgtcttatcTGGTAGACAAATGTTTcaaattttctttaaaaaaaacacacacacacacgcaaaaaaaaaatcacacctCAGTTTTCttatactgtccagtgctgcagctctgtattccccctctgtctgaaacacaatgttttagctcctgtctctttaaggcccccctcctgaatacccagtcttctctgattggtcagctcacacacgtctgagccagcaccgctaacaacaacagagcagctgtgctaaattaattctttcATGCCATAG
This window of the Pagrus major chromosome 11, Pma_NU_1.0 genome carries:
- the spata18 gene encoding mitochondria-eating protein, whose protein sequence is MADTLRRLTNTSSFSVLQDKLESWHKDYHVISCDQNLNRCCELIELTAKIQGQLFAILNLTAAEGGHYAGVDTLKMRLLPWLGTCFSMARPSVTEDTSLQLIQDSVEKDRRIRELSASHDSEVQKLDTQLCSTRLQLDHVRAELVDAQKDLDDTKSKSATTLLATEDEILQLKADLRSAHEQVEIYKRKLDALDDYERQIRLLRDEVSYLSTDKALLQERLVRSRSPSPLPRLSRSSSPMRSESPTRAQLTNSSRHARLVSRFSDLYAVERLEAQTLLRRYIADLEMVQKIIFIAVVESFKTAKLAYRQFKLRVRKTLSPSHFGPESLEDAAVDYIVRNLDLYDVQTSVNDVISAMNVNPRISFPPEVDFVLISALIRDVCRVAFAMQTLAPPLDLAFASDGELYNDSKYRRSYDSEFTAPLVMHHVWPALMDGDAVVVKGEAVTRRGALWSRSRSRSVSPVRSRSLSPSRSLAFNSKRSLSPERLTTSHL